From Bradyrhizobium symbiodeficiens, the proteins below share one genomic window:
- the dgcA gene encoding N-acetyl-D-Glu racemase DgcA → MTSMKFASLAARIERFPIAGSFTISRGAKTEAVTVVAEVSRDGLTGRGECVPYPRYGETPEATLAAIQAMQQAVADGLTRQALQAAMPPGAARNALDCALIDLEAKATGLRAWNLLDRPVPGERTTAYTISLGTPEAMAAATARAAHRPLLKIKLGGDGDPERIMAVRKAASESELIVDANEAWTEANLAQNLAACAAVGVTLVEQPLPAGQDEALARIRRPLAVCADESVHDRNSLAPLRARYDAVNIKLDKTGGLTEALAMADAAQALGFEIMIGCMVATSLSMAPAMLVTPQARFVDLDGPLLLARDRDHALRYDDSLVYPPDASLWG, encoded by the coding sequence ATGACTTCCATGAAATTTGCTTCCCTGGCCGCGCGAATCGAGCGCTTCCCGATCGCAGGCAGCTTCACCATCAGCCGGGGGGCCAAAACCGAGGCCGTGACCGTCGTGGCCGAGGTCAGCCGGGACGGGCTTACCGGCCGCGGCGAATGCGTGCCCTACCCCCGCTATGGCGAGACGCCCGAGGCGACGCTTGCCGCCATCCAGGCCATGCAGCAGGCCGTGGCGGACGGCCTGACGCGGCAAGCCCTCCAGGCCGCCATGCCGCCCGGGGCGGCCCGCAATGCCCTCGATTGCGCCCTGATCGATCTGGAGGCCAAGGCGACGGGCCTGCGGGCCTGGAACCTGCTGGACCGGCCGGTACCGGGCGAGCGCACCACGGCGTACACGATCTCGTTAGGGACCCCCGAGGCGATGGCCGCCGCGACCGCCAGGGCGGCGCACCGCCCCCTTCTCAAGATCAAGCTCGGCGGCGACGGCGATCCGGAGCGGATCATGGCAGTGCGCAAGGCCGCGTCCGAATCCGAGCTGATCGTGGATGCCAACGAGGCCTGGACCGAGGCCAATCTGGCGCAAAATCTCGCCGCCTGCGCCGCCGTCGGCGTCACGCTGGTCGAGCAGCCGCTGCCTGCAGGTCAGGACGAGGCGCTGGCGCGGATCAGGCGGCCGCTCGCGGTCTGCGCCGACGAGAGCGTGCACGACCGCAACTCGCTGGCGCCGCTGCGCGCGCGCTACGATGCCGTGAACATCAAGCTCGACAAGACCGGCGGCCTCACCGAGGCGCTGGCCATGGCGGACGCCGCGCAGGCGCTCGGCTTCGAGATCATGATCGGTTGCATGGTCGCGACCTCGCTGTCGATGGCGCCTGCGATGCTGGTGACGCCGCAGGCGCGCTTCGTCGATCTCGACGGCCCCTTGCTGCTGGCGCGCGACCGCGATCACGCCCTGCGTTATGACGACAGCCTGGTCTATCCGCCGGACGCTTCGCTCTGGGGCTGA
- a CDS encoding VOC family protein, translated as MPETPRVGAFAIVPCNDLSAAIPFWARLGFARTGGDDGYVIVRGWGCEVHLTQAGDGPWRVPEHNPFGIFIRTPEVEAIAARVDDLVIRPGGVLRHREWGMYEVGINGPDGLLVRVGWPSELMRQSG; from the coding sequence ATGCCTGAAACGCCACGTGTCGGCGCCTTCGCCATCGTTCCCTGCAACGATCTTTCCGCTGCGATCCCATTCTGGGCACGGCTCGGCTTCGCGCGTACCGGCGGTGATGACGGCTACGTCATCGTGAGGGGCTGGGGATGCGAGGTGCATCTCACGCAGGCCGGCGATGGCCCATGGCGCGTGCCGGAGCACAATCCCTTTGGCATTTTCATTCGCACGCCCGAGGTCGAGGCCATTGCGGCGCGCGTGGATGACCTCGTCATCCGTCCCGGCGGCGTGCTGCGTCACCGCGAATGGGGCATGTATGAAGTCGGCATCAACGGCCCCGACGGCCTTCTCGTCCGGGTTGGCTGGCCCTCGGAGCTGATGCGCCAATCCGGCTAG
- a CDS encoding MFS transporter, with product MAPESQIPTPASAKRRFAVSLALFYSAVFAVSGTHLPFFPVWLKAIGVDAAWIGLINALPAITRFTTLPQVTAFAERRHAIRAGMMVSALATAIGFTAVGLQQQPLALFLIYAVTCMMWTPTMPLTDAYALRGVARYGLDYGPLRLWGSAAFAAGSLACGYLVDHIAARDLIWVIVAWAVVAVAAGLLLRPLDDVRRKTTERQAGEALLRDAGFWAVIVSAALIQGSHVAYYTFSAINWQLHGIGGLTIAGLWTLGVIAEIVVFALSPRFSLHPSTMIAIGGLSAVLRWIVTANEPPLALLAIVQLGHGLSFGMTVVGTMNLLVQRVPSHQIARGQGYLAACSGLLSAATSIASGAIYARVGDDVYYVMAAMAAAGALLIWSARHRLMPQPQSEASGG from the coding sequence ATGGCACCCGAATCACAAATCCCCACGCCAGCATCGGCGAAACGGCGATTCGCCGTGAGCCTCGCCCTGTTCTACTCGGCCGTCTTCGCGGTCTCGGGCACGCATCTGCCGTTCTTCCCGGTGTGGCTGAAGGCGATCGGCGTCGACGCGGCATGGATCGGCCTCATCAACGCGCTGCCGGCGATCACGCGCTTCACCACGCTGCCGCAAGTGACCGCCTTTGCCGAAAGGCGCCATGCGATTCGCGCCGGCATGATGGTGTCGGCGCTGGCGACCGCGATCGGCTTTACCGCGGTCGGCTTGCAGCAGCAGCCGCTGGCGCTGTTCCTGATCTACGCGGTGACCTGCATGATGTGGACGCCGACGATGCCGCTGACCGACGCCTATGCGCTGCGCGGCGTCGCCCGCTACGGGCTCGATTACGGACCCTTGCGGCTGTGGGGCTCGGCGGCCTTCGCCGCCGGCTCGCTCGCCTGCGGCTATCTCGTCGACCACATCGCCGCGCGCGATCTGATCTGGGTCATCGTCGCATGGGCCGTCGTTGCGGTCGCAGCCGGCCTGCTGCTTCGGCCGCTGGACGATGTCAGGCGCAAGACGACGGAGAGGCAGGCCGGCGAGGCGCTGCTGCGCGATGCCGGCTTCTGGGCCGTCATCGTCTCGGCGGCGCTGATTCAGGGCAGCCACGTCGCCTATTACACCTTCTCGGCCATCAACTGGCAGCTCCATGGGATCGGTGGGTTGACGATCGCGGGCCTGTGGACGCTGGGCGTGATCGCCGAGATCGTGGTGTTCGCGCTGTCGCCGCGCTTCTCGCTGCATCCGTCCACCATGATCGCGATCGGGGGGCTCAGCGCCGTGCTGCGCTGGATCGTCACCGCCAATGAGCCACCGCTCGCGCTGCTCGCGATCGTGCAGCTCGGCCACGGCCTCAGCTTCGGCATGACCGTCGTCGGCACCATGAATCTCCTGGTGCAGCGCGTGCCCTCGCATCAGATCGCGCGGGGGCAGGGCTACCTCGCCGCGTGCAGCGGACTGCTCAGCGCTGCGACCTCGATCGCGTCAGGCGCGATCTACGCCCGCGTCGGCGATGACGTGTATTACGTGATGGCTGCGATGGCCGCGGCCGGCGCGCTTCTGATCTGGTCGGCGCGGCACCGGCTCATGCCTCAGCCCCAGAGCGAAGCGTCCGGCGGATAG
- a CDS encoding RbsD/FucU family protein, producing the protein MLKLIDPILTPDLLWLLASMGHGDDLVVVDANHPATHIARSTSSQRLIQLPGLTMETAVRAIMSVYPLDDFDPDPVRVMAPVDDPDRVPDVQRAVLAEIERASGSPVSPGKLARADFYRAAAAGFGVVQVGDSRGYGCFLIRKGVIS; encoded by the coding sequence ATGCTGAAATTGATCGATCCGATCCTGACGCCCGACCTGCTCTGGCTGTTGGCCTCCATGGGTCACGGCGATGATCTCGTGGTCGTCGACGCCAACCACCCGGCCACGCACATCGCCCGCTCGACGTCGTCGCAGCGCCTGATCCAGCTGCCGGGCCTGACGATGGAGACGGCAGTCCGCGCCATCATGTCGGTCTACCCGCTCGACGATTTCGATCCGGACCCGGTGCGCGTGATGGCGCCGGTCGACGATCCCGACCGCGTGCCCGACGTGCAGCGCGCGGTGCTCGCCGAGATCGAACGCGCCAGCGGCAGCCCGGTCAGTCCCGGCAAGCTCGCGCGGGCGGATTTCTATCGCGCGGCGGCGGCGGGCTTTGGCGTGGTCCAGGTCGGCGACAGCCGAGGCTATGGCTGCTTCCTGATCAGGAAGGGCGTGATCAGCTAG